GAGGATCTTGTTCTAGCTGAGAAGATTATTCCGTCTCAGCCGCATAAAACTGGTAAAACCAGCTACCAGCCAAAACAGATCCCTCATTATCAGAAATTGATTCATACTTCTTCTACGCCTAAAGTAGCAGAAAGAGGCTTACATGCATCAAAGTGATAAAGTACATCAGGAACAGAAAGAACTCACAATGCTCCATTTTGTAAAAGACCTTCCCAATATTTGCTCTCTAGCGGGATTGTTTTTTGCTTTGCTTGCCATATATTATGCCGTACTGGGTACTTTCCCTCTGGCTCTAATTTTTATTCTCTGGGCTGTCCTTTTTGACTGGCTTGATGGCATTATCGCAAGAAAAATGAAATCCAGATCACAAGCACATAAAGATTTCGGGCCTCAATTAGATTCACTCATTGATATGGTGAGTTTTGGTGTTTTTCCGGCTGTCTTTCTTTTAAGCTATGGAAATTTCAATCCCTCGTTTATTCCCGGGGCTTTTTTGATTGTCGCCACAAGTGCGATAAGACTCAGTTATTTCAATATTTTCGGAATGATTGACGGGCAGACCTACAAAGGGCTGGCCCTGGACAACAATGTCATCATCCTGGCTCTTCTCTATCTGTTTGAAGGATTTTTCAGTCATCCTGTTTTTGCTATTATTCTGTATACCGCATTAATCGTTATGCTGGGTTTTAATCTGGCTCCCATTAAAACACCAAAGTTTACCGGGAAATGGATCTATGCTCTGGTTATATACACTGTTATCATGACCATAATTCTTGGCTAACCAGTAGATTGAATCGGATGCTGTATTACATTAGCGGCGTCCGGTCAACTTGATAACATGAAATCCGAACTGAGTCTGCACCACATTGCTGTAGCTGCCTACGGACATTCGTTTGCAGGCTTCTTCAAACTGACCTACCATTTTTCCAGGACCAAACCAGCCCAGATCCCCTCCCTTGTTCTTGCTGGGGCAGGTGGAAAACTCTTTGGCCAGGGCCGCAAAATTCCCCCCTTTTTTGGATCTTTTGAGCAGATCATCTGCCAGGCTTCTATCTTTTACCAGTATGTGACTCGCTCGCCATTCCATGGTTAAACCTCCGGGGTAAACATTCTGAGGCCTATTATAGTCAGACCGTTTCTTTTTGACCAGTGTTCTTATTGACGATTCCGCCCATCCTGCGTATTGTGAAAGTCATACTACTATCTACCCCTGAGGTACTGTTCATTTTTTTGATACTGACTGAAGGGAAGGAGCACAAATTGAAACATATCTTTTTCACTATTTTATCCCTGATCATTCTACTTCCTCTCATGGCCTCGGGCAGCCCTGAAACCATCAGCCGTGGAATTCCTGAAGAACCGGTCAGCGTCGCTCTCTTAAATGGTCCATCCGGGATCGGTCTGATAAAACTGAAATCTGAGAACCCTTTTCAAGGGTCAGAGGTCCTTATAGACACCCAGGTACTGGGAGCACCCAAGGTCCTAATGGGACAGATGCTAAAAGGGGAGTGGGATGCTGCGGTTCTACCTGCCAACATGGCAGCACTCCTTTATAATAAAGGGGTCGCCTACAGATGTATCGGGGTGACAGGACTCGGAAATCTCTACCTGGTGGCTCATAAGGATGTGCAGATTTCATCCATAAAAGACATGGCTGAGCAGACGATTTATATCCCCGGGAAAAACACGACTCCCGATCTGATTATCCAGCTTCTGGCCGCCGAGTACGGCATCGATCTGAAACTGGATTACAGTTTTAACCCTGCAGATCTGGCAAAGGCACTGGCCGGCGGTATCGTGAATGCCGCCGTATTGCCTGAACCCCTGGCCACGATTGCACTGAAATCAGGACAGGATCTTGTGATCGCAGCTGATATGCAGAGTCTCTGGAGGGACACTTTTCCTCTGACACCAGATTATCCTCTCACCGTGATGGTGGTCAGATCTGATTTTGCCGATCAGTATCCCGACCTGGTGAATATACTGAGGGATGCGGCTCAGGAATCTCTGAACTGGGTGACAGAGAATCCTGCTGAAGCAGCGGGTCTTATCAAAGAACAGGGCTTCACTCTGCCTCCGCCCATTGTGGCTCAGGCCATTCCCAGGAGCAATTATGTTTTTCTGAAAGGGAAGGAGATGGAAGCCCTGATGGCACCCTATTTTTCGAGTCTGATGACCCTCAATCCTGATGTCATCGCTGCTGTTCTCCCGGATAAAGAATTCTACTACTGATATGACTCTTACAGGAAAGAGAAGTATTACCACCATATTATCTCTCCTTCTGTATATGATGATATGGAAGATTCTCTCCCTGATTATAGGCCGGAGTATTATCCTGCCCCCTCCCGAAGAGGTACTCCTTCAGACCTTGACGTTTCTGGGGAGAGCCGGGTCCTGGAGAATGATCCTGGCCAGCACCCTCCGGGGGATGGGCGGGTTTTTCATCAGTCTTCTCCTGGGAATGCTGACAGGTTTTTTTGCAGGAAAAAGCCGCTTCTTTAAATGGTTTTCAGATCCTTTTCTCATCAGTATCCGTTCCATTCCTGTTTTGTCCCTCATACTCCTGGCCATTATATGGTTTCCCACAGAGATGGTGCCGGTGTTCATCTGTTTTCTGGTGGTCTATCCGGTGGTGACATCTGCGGTTTCCATGGGGGTCAGGCAGGTGGACCCGGAGCTCCTTGAAATGGCCGGTGTTTATAATAAGTCCAGCTGGGTCATTTTGAAGGATATTACTCTTCCCTCTATCGCTCCCTATCTTCTCAATGGAATCTCTACCGGCCTGGGATTGACCTGGAAATCGGTTGTGGCTGCCGAGATTCTCAGCATGCCCCGGGAGGGCCTGGGGACCGCCATGCAGACGGCACAGCTCCAATTGGATACGGATCAGCTTTTTGCCTGGACACTGATTGTGGTCCTTCTGGCGGGGTTGAGTGAGTTTCTAGTTCAGCTTCTGGAGAAAAAACAATGATAGCCTGGGAACACTGTAGCTTCGCATATGAAGATCTCCCTATTCTGGATGACTTTTCCTTCTCCCTGGGTGAGACAGGAATGACCGTTTTCCTGGGACCCTCGGGTTGTGGAAAAACGACCCTGCTAAACCTGGCTGCCCGGCTTTTGCAGCCTGGCAAGGGGAGTCTCATCAGAAGGGAAGAATCTTTGAGTTATCTATTTCAGAAACCCAGACTCCTTCCCTGGAAAACAGTGGGGGAGAATATTGGCTTTCCTCTCTCGGATTCCATGGCGGCCGATGAAAAGCGTAGAAAATGTGATTCCCTTATCAAATTAGTCGGTCTTCAGGGATTTGAGGATTTCCATCCCTCCAGACTGAGCGGCGGGATGGAACAAAGAGCAGCCATCGCCCGGGCTTTTATCACTGAGAGTCCTCTCCTGTTGATGGATGAACCCTTCAAAGGCCTGGATATCAAACTGAAAATGCCCTTGATCCGCCTATTGAAAGATCTGCTTCAGATCAGGAAAACCACGGCTGTTCTGGTGACTCATGATGTACGGGAAGCCATCTTGATGGGCGACAGGATTGTCTACCTGGATGGACCGCCTCTGGCTGTTCTCGAAGATATGAAGGGTTTGTTTCCTGTGGAAGAGAGGAATACAGAGTCTCAGGGATTCTATGAGATGGAAAAAAGGCTTTATAACTTGATTCTGAACTGAAAAGTGCAATAAAAGACGGCTCTGAAGATCAAAGCCGTCGTATTCTTATTTTTGGAGTTTTACAAAGCTCCTGAGATTTTCCATCTTGGTTTCTACCAGGCCTCTGGCCTCGGCGGAAGAGAGGAACTTCTTGAACTGACTGAATCCCAAAACTTTCATTACAACACCTTTATTCTTTAATTCAGAACTGATAATGCTGTAGGGATGGAACTGGGGTTCTTTTTTTCCATCCAGTGCCTCGAGGGTGGACACAAGAGTTTTCAGGGCTGTTTGAAGTGAACTCACTTCCTGTATATAGCCCTTTCCGGGAAGGATCAGGGTTTGATTCTCTTCATCCTGAAGGGTTACATATCCGGCTCTTACAGCAGCCGAAACAAAGTCACTCCAGCGCTTATATCCTCTTGGTCCAATCTTCTTCTCATTAAAGTCGCGGTTAAGCATTTTCATTTTGATTTTGACTGATCCCATATTGGATGACTTATTGACTTTCTGTAAAAATACCGCTGATTCTGCCAGGCGTTCAAACCAGTACTCCTTGGGGAAGTTCTTACGACCGCTTTCTTTTTCGTCGGGTTCTGTTTCATCCGTCTCATCATCGTTATCGGGCATCAGTTCTTTATAATCCGCAAAACTGTCTGCCAGGATCAATAGGTCTTGAGCCGCCGTTTTTATGTCACAGATAATATGAACCTTCTTGCCTGATTTTCTTAAAGTTAAAAGAAGAGATCGAAAGTCACTGTCACCAGTGATCAATACAAATGTTGTGATGTGTTCATGAAAGCGTATGAGTTCCAGGGCGTCGGTGACCAGCTGCATGTCTGAACCGTTTTTATTTTTAC
The sequence above is a segment of the Oceanispirochaeta sp. genome. Coding sequences within it:
- a CDS encoding peptidylprolyl isomerase; the encoded protein is MEWRASHILVKDRSLADDLLKRSKKGGNFAALAKEFSTCPSKNKGGDLGWFGPGKMVGQFEEACKRMSVGSYSNVVQTQFGFHVIKLTGRR
- a CDS encoding ABC transporter permease; amino-acid sequence: MTLTGKRSITTILSLLLYMMIWKILSLIIGRSIILPPPEEVLLQTLTFLGRAGSWRMILASTLRGMGGFFISLLLGMLTGFFAGKSRFFKWFSDPFLISIRSIPVLSLILLAIIWFPTEMVPVFICFLVVYPVVTSAVSMGVRQVDPELLEMAGVYNKSSWVILKDITLPSIAPYLLNGISTGLGLTWKSVVAAEILSMPREGLGTAMQTAQLQLDTDQLFAWTLIVVLLAGLSEFLVQLLEKKQ
- a CDS encoding MqnA/MqnD/SBP family protein, whose amino-acid sequence is MKHIFFTILSLIILLPLMASGSPETISRGIPEEPVSVALLNGPSGIGLIKLKSENPFQGSEVLIDTQVLGAPKVLMGQMLKGEWDAAVLPANMAALLYNKGVAYRCIGVTGLGNLYLVAHKDVQISSIKDMAEQTIYIPGKNTTPDLIIQLLAAEYGIDLKLDYSFNPADLAKALAGGIVNAAVLPEPLATIALKSGQDLVIAADMQSLWRDTFPLTPDYPLTVMVVRSDFADQYPDLVNILRDAAQESLNWVTENPAEAAGLIKEQGFTLPPPIVAQAIPRSNYVFLKGKEMEALMAPYFSSLMTLNPDVIAAVLPDKEFYY
- a CDS encoding ABC transporter ATP-binding protein — encoded protein: MIAWEHCSFAYEDLPILDDFSFSLGETGMTVFLGPSGCGKTTLLNLAARLLQPGKGSLIRREESLSYLFQKPRLLPWKTVGENIGFPLSDSMAADEKRRKCDSLIKLVGLQGFEDFHPSRLSGGMEQRAAIARAFITESPLLLMDEPFKGLDIKLKMPLIRLLKDLLQIRKTTAVLVTHDVREAILMGDRIVYLDGPPLAVLEDMKGLFPVEERNTESQGFYEMEKRLYNLILN
- a CDS encoding NYN domain-containing protein, with the translated sequence MNENVAVLWDIENVTPRSSDSLLIQGMWDYAESLGRVVTSYAYADWSKPGFRSLGPTLAGLHFNMLHIPYQKTRKNKNGSDMQLVTDALELIRFHEHITTFVLITGDSDFRSLLLTLRKSGKKVHIICDIKTAAQDLLILADSFADYKELMPDNDDETDETEPDEKESGRKNFPKEYWFERLAESAVFLQKVNKSSNMGSVKIKMKMLNRDFNEKKIGPRGYKRWSDFVSAAVRAGYVTLQDEENQTLILPGKGYIQEVSSLQTALKTLVSTLEALDGKKEPQFHPYSIISSELKNKGVVMKVLGFSQFKKFLSSAEARGLVETKMENLRSFVKLQK
- a CDS encoding CDP-alcohol phosphatidyltransferase family protein, whose protein sequence is MHQSDKVHQEQKELTMLHFVKDLPNICSLAGLFFALLAIYYAVLGTFPLALIFILWAVLFDWLDGIIARKMKSRSQAHKDFGPQLDSLIDMVSFGVFPAVFLLSYGNFNPSFIPGAFLIVATSAIRLSYFNIFGMIDGQTYKGLALDNNVIILALLYLFEGFFSHPVFAIILYTALIVMLGFNLAPIKTPKFTGKWIYALVIYTVIMTIILG